The following coding sequences are from one Diabrotica virgifera virgifera chromosome 2, PGI_DIABVI_V3a window:
- the LOC114345651 gene encoding pantetheinase, with translation MASANLYLCTFIVISISQICVGDYRAAVVEYQPAESANPNTTMETNTNQYRSFVEQAKKEGAVIIVFPDYGITGYNPNVTAYALEIPDVGTKPNSTNGLILEKLADLSRSFDMYVVLNLLEKKTNNNNKTLYYSTNLAFNPNGEIVAKSRKTHLFNEANLTPGKPSENNNTFETTFGVTFQLFSTYDLISEKPNTNVKDIVYPSSWISTLPFYHSLSMQHGYAVANKVNLLAANLNNPSVALGGSGIFGSNGTAYQSYISGTTASKILIATVVDTVINASATRHFTNKFFKGGLGSFDFDDDKPEILKYQSNRLFENKKYTIKTLDLSQHNIKEKICHRSFCCQFNINVTTNSSTDVYKLVAYSGSVDIFGTQKKTQRVCSLVACVTSQDSTCGNSTVEPSTKFSSILVESTVANANSFVPLTLTTKLEPIFNTTFDSTAVKNDRKLSLLSELETSSVLAFGIVETTISGSTTVTFSFALMSIIVLRYILF, from the exons GACTATAGAGCAGCTGTGGTGGAATATCAGCCAGCAGAATCAGCTAATCCAAATACTACAATGGAAACTAATACTAATCAATATCGTTCATTTGTAGAACAAGCCAAG AAAGAGGGAGCTGTGATAATAGTGTTTCCAGACTATGGAATAACAGGTTATAATCCCAACGTGACTGCATATGCACTTGAAATTCCCGATGTAGGAACTAAACCTAATTCCACTAACGGTTTG aTCTTAGAAAAACTTGCCGACTTGTCACGAAGCTTCGACATGtatgttgttttaaatttattggaAAAGAAAACcaataataacaataaaactCTGTACTACAGTACAAATTTAGCATTTAATCCCAACGGAGAAATTGTTGCAAA atcacGAAAAACACATCTTTTTAACGAAGCAAATTTGACGCCTGGAAAACCTTCCGAAAATAATAATACTTTTGAAACTACATTTGGTGTTACATTTCAATTATTCTCCACCTACGATCTGATTTCTGAAAAACCAAACACCAACGTTAAGGATATCGTTTATCCATCATCTTGGATCTCGACTCTACCTTTCTATCACT CTCTATCAATGCAACATGGATACGCTGTGGCGAACAAAGTGAATCTTTTGGCGGCAAATTTGAATAATCCTTCTGTGGCACTTGGGGGTAGTGGTATATTTGGATCAAATGGTACCGCCTACCAATCCTACATTTCAGGAACAACtgcttcaaaaattttaataGCTACCGTTGTCGATACTGTCATTAATGCTTCAGCTACTAGACACTTTACAAATAAATTCTTTAAG GGTGGTCTTGGAAGCTTTGATTTTGATGATGATAAACCAGAAATTCTAAAGTACCAAAGTAATagattatttgaaaataaaaaatatacaatcaaAACACTAGATCTTTCCCAACATAATATCAAAGAAAAGATATGCCATAGATCTTTCTGCTGTCAATTTAATATCAATGTAACAACAAATTCCAGCACGGATGTATACAA attggTTGCGTACAGTGGTTCAGTAGATATTTTCGGAACCCAAAAGAAAACCCAGAGGGTGTGCTCCCTTGTAGCTTGTGTAACTTCACAAGATAGTACTTGCGGTAACAGCACAGTGGAACCCAGTACAAAGTTCAGCAGCATTTTGGTTGAAAGTACAGTTGCTAATGCCAACAGTTTCGTACCATTGACGCTAACTACTAAATTAGAACCAATATTTAACACAACCTTCGATTCAACAGCAGTTAAAAACGACAGAAAACTGAGCCTTCTCAGTGAATTAGAGACCAGCAGTGTTCTTGCTTTTGGTATTGTAGAGACCACTATTAGTGGAAGTACCACAGTTACATTTAGTTTTGCTCTAATGAGTATTATAGTTTTGCGTTATATTCTCTTTTAG